The following coding sequences lie in one Vibrio toranzoniae genomic window:
- a CDS encoding VolA/Pla-1 family phospholipase, with product MKKLFNVSLLASAMFLAGCGDDSSSSGASTAIQYEQYIQDSLAQATSIKFQLTGADIAVPLPSFALMDTTDGTLGLPTGGDDSLTNPIAAMNTMDGWSTSMPIIMNFEGTGLADGFATGGVYLLKLSGSLTSDTVPSVAGVLTLGTDFKVLSNASTDTFTIVFNDSLDASSEYVLALSNELTDVNGDPVGMSASYAALKSSAVTYTEGSLAQAQQVTQGVEKIFAGATAAGAINLDTENIIYSTWFTTESVGDSLFATKAATATGLASANLNGVWKDSANPNGVDLSTAYGMQFVSTKDFTTALSEDADFDKYIGGGDADAIALAKGAINLMYTNSGANVDVSEGFVQLPHYLEKDASNWNAQPFESAMPSLAKVSSALSNSAEQANMAAQLIAAGIDTSVLATSQTEQLKLIGLNLVLADGSPLDSERVITKYSPVPQVKSLESVEFLLFTKNGATPKNVVIYQHGITSAKENTYAFAYNLVGDDTAVLAIDLPIHGTRSLDDTRSANADVLAYLNLTNLPVARDNVRQSALDVMGLRASLTASLQAGLLASSPLSAFNLNTGSQVKFLGHSLGGIVGTTAVAASNRTLGSPTADALYSFSSAAFENSGGQISNLLLGSTEFGPQVKHNVALSASTEYAGFATANCGSLSNKQCYQTFEANATAAQKATMTAAFQQFAYAAQTVLDTVDPFTNAAYLVASGSPVLPIYMGQVQGDDTVPNTVVNAPFAGTTPLATKLGLTVVDSSNTTPDGAKDFVKFSDVAAHSTFVLPQDTTTPTPLDAGHHASMQTQATDFLVDNALSVGSINEAVLEQ from the coding sequence ATGAAAAAGTTATTTAATGTTTCGCTGCTCGCTTCAGCAATGTTTCTTGCTGGTTGTGGTGATGACTCTTCGAGTTCAGGTGCTTCAACAGCGATTCAATATGAGCAATACATTCAAGATTCACTCGCACAAGCGACGAGCATCAAGTTTCAACTAACGGGTGCGGATATTGCCGTTCCTCTTCCTAGCTTCGCGTTAATGGATACTACCGACGGTACACTTGGTTTACCAACTGGCGGTGATGATTCATTAACCAACCCTATCGCAGCAATGAACACAATGGATGGCTGGTCTACTTCAATGCCAATCATCATGAACTTTGAAGGTACTGGTTTAGCTGATGGTTTCGCTACAGGTGGTGTTTACCTATTAAAGCTTAGTGGTTCACTTACTTCAGACACAGTACCAAGTGTTGCTGGAGTATTGACCTTAGGCACTGACTTTAAAGTTCTATCTAACGCCTCAACTGACACATTCACAATTGTGTTCAATGATTCCTTAGATGCTTCAAGTGAATACGTATTGGCACTTTCCAATGAACTAACGGATGTTAATGGCGATCCTGTTGGCATGTCGGCAAGTTATGCTGCGCTGAAATCAAGTGCAGTAACTTATACCGAAGGTAGCCTTGCTCAAGCACAGCAAGTCACTCAAGGTGTTGAAAAGATCTTTGCTGGAGCGACTGCTGCAGGTGCAATTAACCTTGATACTGAGAACATCATTTACTCGACGTGGTTTACTACAGAGTCTGTCGGTGATTCACTTTTCGCTACCAAAGCAGCAACCGCAACAGGATTGGCTTCAGCAAATCTAAATGGTGTTTGGAAAGATAGCGCAAACCCTAACGGCGTAGATTTATCGACGGCATACGGAATGCAGTTTGTTTCAACAAAAGATTTTACCACAGCGCTTTCTGAAGATGCGGACTTTGACAAGTACATTGGTGGCGGTGATGCCGATGCCATTGCTTTAGCAAAAGGCGCAATCAATTTAATGTATACCAACTCCGGCGCGAATGTCGATGTCAGCGAAGGCTTCGTTCAACTACCGCACTATTTGGAAAAAGACGCAAGTAACTGGAACGCTCAGCCATTCGAATCAGCGATGCCGAGCCTAGCTAAAGTATCTAGTGCTCTTAGCAACAGCGCAGAACAAGCTAACATGGCTGCGCAGCTTATTGCGGCAGGTATCGATACCAGTGTCTTAGCAACCAGCCAAACAGAACAACTTAAACTGATTGGTTTAAACCTTGTACTAGCTGATGGTTCTCCGCTAGATAGCGAGAGAGTAATCACTAAATATTCTCCAGTTCCACAAGTTAAATCATTGGAATCTGTTGAATTCTTGTTATTTACTAAGAATGGAGCAACACCAAAAAACGTTGTCATCTATCAGCATGGCATTACCTCAGCTAAAGAGAATACTTATGCCTTTGCTTATAACTTAGTGGGAGATGATACGGCGGTTCTAGCAATTGACCTTCCAATTCACGGTACACGTAGTTTGGATGATACTCGTTCGGCAAACGCTGACGTTTTGGCCTATTTAAACCTAACAAACTTGCCAGTAGCTCGCGATAACGTTCGACAAAGTGCACTAGATGTAATGGGCTTACGTGCATCATTAACCGCTTCTTTGCAAGCTGGTTTACTCGCTAGTTCTCCATTGAGTGCATTCAATCTAAATACAGGTTCACAGGTTAAATTTTTAGGTCACTCTTTGGGCGGTATTGTTGGAACGACAGCTGTTGCTGCCTCTAACCGTACGTTAGGTAGTCCAACGGCTGATGCTCTGTATTCGTTTAGTTCTGCAGCTTTTGAAAACTCTGGTGGTCAAATATCTAACCTTCTACTAGGTTCTACAGAGTTTGGTCCTCAGGTTAAACACAATGTTGCGTTGAGCGCTTCAACTGAATACGCAGGTTTCGCAACCGCAAACTGTGGAAGCCTTTCTAATAAGCAGTGCTATCAAACGTTTGAAGCAAACGCGACTGCAGCACAGAAAGCAACCATGACAGCCGCTTTTCAACAGTTCGCTTACGCTGCACAAACTGTGTTAGATACTGTTGATCCATTTACCAATGCTGCTTATCTAGTTGCTTCTGGCTCACCTGTTCTGCCTATTTATATGGGGCAAGTGCAAGGTGATGATACAGTACCAAACACTGTGGTAAACGCTCCGTTCGCGGGAACCACACCGTTAGCAACGAAGCTTGGCCTAACAGTCGTTGATTCGAGTAACACGACCCCCGACGGTGCGAAGGACTTTGTTAAGTTCAGTGATGTTGCTGCGCATAGTACATTTGTATTACCGCAAGATACCACTACACCAACACCTTTGGACGCAGGTCATCATGCAAGCATGCAGACACAAGCTACAGATTTCTTAGTAGACAACGCTTTATCAGTAGGCTCTATTAATGAAGCAGTCTTGGAACAATAA